A window of Pan paniscus chromosome 16, NHGRI_mPanPan1-v2.0_pri, whole genome shotgun sequence genomic DNA:
TCCCTAAGTGTGTATTGTAATTTCTAGAAAACTCCTAAGTGTTCTGAAAACCCCACCACCCCTTAGTGAACATACATTCAAAGTGGATGAGGATATTTTACCTGATTAGTAAATTCCATCTCCCACTTCCATGCACAATATTTAAACAGCCACCAGTGCAAGTGTGTATAATGGACCATCATAGTCTTATAAGTGTTCTGAGGCTCATAGCAACAATTTCTTAtgacaggaaaaaaatcattgcctCTCAAAGAAACCAACATTTTATTTCAGTGACAGATACCAAGTAAAAACAGtacttgtattatttttctttttaggagtTTGATACTTTTCTTGTATTAACCTTGACTTCAAAGAAAAATCATAGGCTTACATCAAAAACACTTGGGAAATTTGTCTTGGCTGTGTTCCAATGAGGCCAGTTATTCTAAAAGGGGTTACTGGATTGTGTTGGGCCTTCATGTGGTGTATTTTAGAACCACtgaattttaaactatttaagtTCCTTTGTAAGGATCCTATGATAAAGTGGCTTGAAGGAAAGAGTTGAGTGAAACTCTTGAGTCCGATTTCTGGCTGTACTGCTATTGTCTTACATGGCTGAGCCTGGGTAAGTCTTGTCTCAGTTCACACTTCAGGCCCCCAGTGAGTGAGGTGGCTGTGATGACACTCTTGTTTAACAGGCAAGTAAAGCCAGGGTGTTGAAATCTACggaagtgggccgggcgcggtggctcacgcctgtaatcccagcactttgggaggccaaggcaggtggataaggaggtcaggagatcgagaccatcctggctaacacggtgaaaccccgtctctactaaaaatacaaaaaaattagccgggcgttgtggcgggcgcctgtagtcccaactactcgggaggctgaggcaggagaatggcgtgaatccaggaggcggagtttgcagtgagctgagatcgtgccactgcaccccagcctgggtgatagagcgagaccctgtctcaaaaacaaaacaaaacaaaaaaatctacgGAAGAAAGGAACCATGTGAAAGAGCGTTTGCTAATGATCTGTCTGTCTGATGAGAATTGTGTGTATAGATTTGTGTATACACAAATATGGATGTTCACTGTATAAATCAATGTGTAAATGTGTCCGAGAACTCCAGAGTTGATGAGGGCTTGTAATGCACTTAAAGGTAGCTCACCACAAGACAGTCTTCCTATCTGAAATCAGCATTGCAGTCCCAGCCATTTCCTGAAGCTACCACCCTCACTTTCTCCCCAACTCTGAAATGCTTTTCACTCTCTACCTAGGCTGAAGCCGACGTAGCTTCTCTGAACAGACGCATCCAGCTGGTTGAGGAAGAGTTGGATCGTGCCCAGGAGCGTCTGGCAACAGCTTTGCAGAAGCTGGAGGAAGCTGAGAAGGCAGCAGATGAGAGTGAGAGGTGAGAATGCCTCATCAGCCATCTTTTGCAGCTGCCTTTCCTGGTGCAATAAACCGGAGGGCTCCTGTGATCTTTGAGGTTTAAGAATTTTTCAGTCCCCTGGTGATGGGATCATTTCCTCTATTGATCCCAGGTATAACTCGGTTGGTTTTGTTCATTTAGCATTAGTGAAACACCTACTATGTCCAAAGCACTGTCCTAAGCCCTAAGGTTACAAGGAAGAAGATGATCTTGTTCCTGCCCTCACAGAACTCACCATCTAATGAGGGAGACAGACATGTAAAGGAGAAATGTCAGGGATACAAGTTGGCCCTTTCACTCCTACTGACCACAGAGCAATtgtgcattttttaaagtgtaactttattttataatatacaagGAGGCTTAGGTGTAAATAAAGGAACTGTGGACTATCGGTTGTCAAAATAGCTTAACAAATAGGtggaagaaaaaacacaaagcaGAAACATGGTCtgcaaaagtaaaatattttggaCTTGGTGTTAgtaatacacacaacacacatgcacacaaatagtCAGATGCTCGTGTGTTCTGAGCCCACCTCCACTGTAATCTGGCTGTAGCTGAATTATTACTCAGATTCAGCTTTGTGGTAGTAAAGGAAAGCATGGTTCGTATAGACCAGCACAGCCTTGTGTGGTCTAAAAGGCATTTTCCCTTATGCTCAACTGTTGGAAGTAAGGATTTGCCATATTGCATAGAAGTACTTCAAGAGAGACTCCATGAGGTGAGAGAGCGTTCTGCCGCTTGAGGGATGGCATAGCATGAAGGGGCTCAGAGCACTGAATGTGTATCTGTCTGTGCTGTGACCTGGGCAAGTGAATGCAGTCAGTCACCTTGTCCATTTCTTACTCTTTGAAGTGACCCTACCACCAGGTACCAGGTATAAAGAGTGATTTCAGACTTTAGGATTAAAGAAGATTTTTAGCTAAACTTTTTAGGCCATTATTCACCGCTGCTTAGTGTTTCTTCGCTAACCAAGCATTTTGGACTTCTTTAAGATGACTAAGCATCTTACAGTATACGCATAAGAGCAGTTTTGTGGCTGACTTCTTTCTGAAATATACTTGTTAGTGTGCCTTAAAGGCAGTCTGGTAATGTTAGACTTCGGAGTAAAGGGGACTTGGGGATCATTTAGTCCCttagttttacaaatgagaaaagtagGGCTCAGAGGCTGATGTGACTTGCACCAAGGCTCACAGCATATTTGTGGCTAAGCCAAGACTCCGACCCAGATCTCCTCAACTGTATTCCAATGCTTCATCAAGAGATagtgggccagatgtggtggctcacacctgtaatcccagcactttagggggccgaggcgggcagatcacttgaggccagggattcgagaccagcctggctaacgtggcatAACCCCtaaatctactaaaaaatacaaaacttagccaggcgtggtggtgcacacctgtaatcccagctactcgggaggctgaggcagaagaatcgcttgaacccaggaggtggaggttgcagtgagccaagatcacaccaccgcactccaacctgggtgacagagcgagactctgtctcaaaaaataaaaataaaaaaatagtggtTCACTTATACTGCCTacttaaattttgataaatgaattccaTTTTACATGACTTGTTATTCCATATATCTGTAAAATATCATAGGTCAGTTAGTATTTTTCTGAAACATTACACCATGCTATAGGACCCTAATATACACCATGCCATAGGACCCTAATACACTCAGTGTAGAGGACAGTGTCAGGCCTGTCTCCCAGCATTGCTGTCATGAAAGGGTTCCATTACAGGTAAAACTTAATTTGAAGCATTCAGTTGAACCATAGGAAATTGCCATTATTACTTGTCTGAAATGGTCAAATATCAGCATTTTTTGTGGACTTAATAGTTTATTAAATCTAACATTAAgtctaatatttttgtttatgggTGGCAGGGTAAGAAGATTCTTTGTAGAAAGAGGTATATAAAGATAAGTTTGATTTTGTTCTAGCTTTGGTTCATGTGCAAGCTGAGGCTTCCCACAGGAAAGGCAAGAAATCTCATTATCTTTTTAATAGTAAAGCATATTGGCTTTTCCGGTTTCATACCCCCAAGATTCAGACAGATTCCTGACATGGTACCTTTCATCATCATTAATGTTAGATACCTGATAGTTTCATCAGTACTCAAAGTGAGAGAGTTCACTCACAGTGAACAGAGAGAAATGTGTCTCTCTTTTCCACCTTTAGCTCTGGAAATTGTTGTTTCCTGGTTTGGAAAATAAAAGTAGCTCTGTGCTCTATTTTGGTCTACCACTTACACTAAGCCTCACAGGCCACAGCAGTGCAGTGTGCATTTGGGAAGTTCAGCTCTAAATCTTGGGTTTTCTTGCTTGTCTTTCTTTTCAGAGGCATGAAAGTCATTGAGAGTCGAGcccaaaaagatgaagaaaaaatggaaattcagGAGATCCAACTGAAAGAGGCCAAGCACATTGCTGAAGATGCCGACCGCAAATATGAAGAGGTCAGATCCTGGGGCCCAAAGCCTTGTGGACTCCCAGCAGTGGCCTTCAGGAAGCCAGGGAGCAATGCACAGTCTTGATTCCCGAGTGAGGCCATCTGCTTTGTTGGCAGAAATGGGTGGTTTTGAGAAGCAGAGTTCCTTTGTGTCCAGAAAACGGTTCTAATTTTAATCCTGCTAGGGGATCCCAGGCTTTTTCAGGAAGCCGATCAGTAGCACTGGGAAGAAGGACCAAAACTCCTCTCCCCCAACCACAAAGACCTGGACAAAAGATCTTTGGCCGGAAGGGAGAGTTGGGCCCTGTGTCTTGTGAAAGGAGGCTCTCATGCTGTCATGGTGCAAGTCATTTCTTCCCAGAGTGACCTGGCACATCCAGATTGGGCAGCTTAGAGACCACAGACAGTTTCTCAGTGGATTCACAGAGGCCTCTCTCCTCAAGGGTGGTAGAAAACTATTATCAACGCAGGTTTTCAGCAGAATTTGCTCCTGGTCGTGTCCCCATGAAAACAGCCTCCTGTGATAAGAGGCAACATGATTATTAaggtttctgttttttccttattGGATCACATTGTGGCTATCCTGAAACAGCATTGCCCCTCctttttattaccattattacCTTCAGATTACACTATGCTCACAAGTTTTGATCTGCTTCAGaggctcccttcctctctctggttCTTCCACTAAATACAAATTTGATTTTGTCAGTTATCTCACCAACTTGTCTCACGTTAGTGTCTCTTGTATTCTTCCACTGCAGTAAGGAGGTAGATGCACAGATCAGCCATCAAATTGATGGAGTTCTTAGGTTTACTTTGTTTTCCTGGCAGCCCCCACCTTTTTAGTACATGTCTCATCCTACTGCTGTTTTTGAGATTGTGAATGTGTATTTTATCCCTCCTTCCGCATTTTGGTCTGGCTGCCGGTTCACCTAGGTCAGACTTCCAATTGAGACTGCCCAATCACAGCTAACCATTCTGAGTCAAAGCAGAAGCCTCTGATCTCCTCTCTGCTGGCACTCCTAATAGAGAGTTGCTTCTCTCTGGTCTACCAGAAAGAGGATCATATTGTTTGTAGACAAAACCCTTAGGGCCTGATGGGATCTGATCTCTACCCCCATGCCCTTCTGTTACACAAAGCTTGCAAGACccatggtgtgtgtgttgtgttttccTGCTGCAGGTGGCCCGTAAGCTGGTCATCATTGAGAGCGACCTGGAACGTGCAGAGGAGCGGGCTGAGCTCTCAGAAGGGTAAGCGGGCCCGGCGCCAGGAGGCCACGAATGGGGTGCTGCAGAGCAGTGACTAAACAGCATGACCTTCTGGCAGCTGCACATTACCTGTTTCAGCTCCGGGCTCCTTTTGTGCTCATTTGATGTGGATGAGCCACGAGTATGGAACATGGAGGACTCGTGTGGGGTGTCTTATGTATGAATGCGTGTATCACTGCATGCCTTACCTGCACACTGATTTTGTGAATGGCCTTGTGCATTTCCTGTGTCCACTAACAGCCAAGTCCGACAGCTGGAAGAACAATTAAGAATAATGGATCAGACCTTGAAAGCATTAATGG
This region includes:
- the TPM1 gene encoding tropomyosin alpha-1 chain isoform X30 encodes the protein MAGSSSLEAVRRKIRSLQEQADAAEERAGTLQRELDHERKLRETAEADVASLNRRIQLVEEELDRAQERLATALQKLEEAEKAADESERGMKVIESRAQKDEEKMEIQEIQLKEAKHIAEDADRKYEEVARKLVIIESDLERAEERAELSEGQVRQLEEQLRIMDQTLKALMAAEDKYSQKEDRYEEEIKVLSDKLKEAETRAEFAERSVTKLEKSIDDLEEKVAHAKEENLSMHQMLDQTLLELNNM
- the TPM1 gene encoding tropomyosin alpha-1 chain isoform X27: MAGSSSLEAVRRKIRSLQEQADAAEERAGTLQRELDHERKLRETAEADVASLNRRIQLVEEELDRAQERLATALQKLEEAEKAADESERGMKVIESRAQKDEEKMEIQEIQLKEAKHIAEDADRKYEEVARKLVIIESDLERAEERAELSEGQVRQLEEQLRIMDQTLKALMAAEDKYSQKEDRYEEEIKVLSDKLKEAETRAEFAERSVTKLEKSIDDLEDKFLCFTSPKTPSSSWMSHLSELCICLFSS
- the TPM1 gene encoding tropomyosin alpha-1 chain isoform X32 → MAGSSSLEAVRRKIRSLQEQADAAEERAGTLQRELDHERKLRETAEADVASLNRRIQLVEEELDRAQERLATALQKLEEAEKAADESERGMKVIESRAQKDEEKMEIQEIQLKEAKHIAEDADRKYEEVARKLVIIESDLERAEERAELSEGQVRQLEEQLRIMDQTLKALMAAEDKYSQKEDRYEEEIKVLSDKLKEAETRAEFAERSVTKLEKSIDDLEDELYAQKLKYKAISEELDHALNDMTSI
- the TPM1 gene encoding tropomyosin alpha-1 chain isoform X34, translated to MAGSSSLEAVRRKIRSLQEQADAAEERAGTLQRELDHERKLRETAEADVASLNRRIQLVEEELDRAQERLATALQKLEEAEKAADESERGMKVIESRAQKDEEKMEIQEIQLKEAKHIAEDADRKYEEVARKLVIIESDLERAEERAELSEGQVRQLEEQLRIMDQTLKALMAAEDKYSQKEDRYEEEIKVLSDKLKEAETRAEFAERSVTKLEKSIDDLEDQLYQQLEQNRRLTNELKLALNED